A portion of the Lysinibacillus timonensis genome contains these proteins:
- a CDS encoding DEAD/DEAH box helicase has product MTYKINKVNPYKKYQGMIVEPQIQNFFIGRIWTRNHTPFPQVKIEKYIEYGYFKMKSAISTNNSSLLKGKKYCCNRCQNEHQQAFIIFDCAKCGGPCVYCRHCINMGRMSNCTDLIQWNGPNRKLKRKHKLDFSGQFTNLQAKASDELIGSLNRQQSHLIHAVCGAGKTEILFPAVHFALNKGWRVCIATPRTDVVLELFPRFQNVFPHTNIHALYGGAPTQSGYAELVIATTHQLYRFENAFDVIIVDEADAFPYTFEVSLQKAVSKARKPKSPIVFVTATPSSKILSKSKREGWGVSFIPRRYHGKPLPVPRYESLWNYSRKIEKGAIPTKLLQWTEERIRNEEPFLIFFPTIELMKKATNLFEKIHPNILSVHAEDVDRKVKVMKLRNEEIPGLLTTTILERGVTIKNVQVAVVGAESKIFTSSALIQISGRVGRNVQFSNGDIVYFHHGITVAMDEARKEILRLNKMGFGVANA; this is encoded by the coding sequence ATGACATATAAAATCAATAAAGTAAATCCATACAAGAAGTATCAAGGCATGATAGTAGAACCACAAATTCAAAACTTTTTCATCGGACGTATTTGGACACGAAATCATACACCGTTCCCTCAAGTTAAAATAGAGAAATACATTGAATATGGTTATTTTAAAATGAAATCTGCTATTAGCACTAACAATTCAAGTTTACTTAAGGGAAAAAAATACTGCTGCAATCGATGCCAAAATGAACATCAGCAAGCTTTCATCATATTCGATTGTGCGAAATGTGGTGGCCCGTGTGTTTATTGTAGACATTGCATTAACATGGGGAGGATGAGTAATTGTACAGACTTAATACAATGGAATGGTCCTAACCGAAAATTAAAACGGAAACATAAATTAGATTTCAGTGGTCAATTTACAAATCTTCAAGCCAAAGCTTCTGATGAATTAATAGGAAGTTTAAATCGGCAACAGAGCCATCTGATTCATGCAGTTTGTGGTGCAGGGAAAACTGAAATTTTGTTTCCGGCTGTTCACTTCGCGCTGAATAAAGGATGGCGAGTTTGTATAGCCACACCTCGAACAGACGTTGTACTAGAATTATTTCCTCGTTTTCAAAATGTATTTCCTCACACGAACATCCATGCCCTATATGGAGGCGCTCCTACTCAGTCCGGTTATGCTGAACTCGTTATCGCCACAACTCATCAATTATACCGATTCGAAAATGCTTTTGATGTAATCATTGTAGATGAAGCAGATGCCTTTCCATATACATTTGAGGTATCATTACAGAAAGCTGTCAGTAAAGCTCGAAAGCCAAAATCCCCCATCGTATTTGTAACAGCAACACCTTCTTCAAAGATTTTATCCAAATCGAAACGAGAGGGATGGGGCGTGTCCTTCATCCCGAGACGATATCATGGTAAACCATTGCCCGTACCTAGATACGAATCTCTTTGGAATTACAGTAGAAAAATTGAAAAGGGCGCCATACCTACAAAATTACTTCAGTGGACTGAGGAAAGAATTCGAAATGAAGAACCGTTCTTAATTTTCTTTCCAACCATTGAATTAATGAAAAAAGCGACCAATTTGTTTGAGAAAATCCATCCAAATATATTGAGCGTGCACGCAGAAGACGTGGATAGAAAAGTAAAAGTAATGAAGTTGCGAAATGAAGAAATACCAGGGCTACTCACAACAACCATTTTAGAACGAGGGGTAACGATTAAAAATGTACAAGTTGCAGTTGTTGGTGCAGAGTCAAAAATCTTCACATCAAGTGCGTTGATCCAAATAAGTGGTCGCGTTGGACGAAACGTACAATTTTCAAATGGTGATATCGTGTACTTTCATCATGGAATTACTGTCGCAATGGATGAGGCTAGAAAGGAAATTTTGAGGTTAAATAAAATGGGATTTGGGGTGGCGAATGCGTGA
- a CDS encoding response regulator transcription factor, whose product MTKIIIIDDHQLFREGVKRILDFEDTFEVVAEGDDGTDIVRLYRENLPDVVLMDINMPAKNGVEATAELIQEYPEAKVIMLSIHDDESYVTHALKSGALGYMLKEMDADEIVEAIKVVANGGSYLHPKVTKNLVAEFRRLSEHENKGNFHQTEIRRPFHLLTKRECEVLQLLTDGQSNRTIGETLFISEKTVKNHVSSILQKMNVNDRTQAVVTAIKNGWVEVR is encoded by the coding sequence TTGACAAAAATTATTATTATTGATGATCACCAATTATTCCGTGAAGGAGTTAAAAGAATCTTAGATTTTGAAGATACTTTTGAAGTTGTTGCAGAAGGTGACGATGGCACTGATATTGTTCGTTTATATCGAGAAAACTTACCCGATGTTGTTCTAATGGATATCAATATGCCAGCGAAAAATGGCGTAGAAGCTACAGCTGAACTAATACAAGAATACCCAGAAGCAAAAGTAATTATGCTTTCAATTCATGATGATGAGAGTTATGTTACACATGCATTAAAATCAGGTGCACTTGGTTACATGTTAAAAGAAATGGATGCAGACGAAATTGTCGAAGCAATTAAAGTAGTTGCAAACGGTGGATCTTACTTACATCCAAAAGTAACAAAAAATTTAGTAGCAGAATTCCGTCGTTTAAGTGAGCATGAAAATAAAGGTAACTTCCATCAAACTGAAATTCGACGTCCATTCCATTTATTAACTAAACGTGAGTGTGAAGTGCTTCAATTACTAACAGACGGTCAATCAAACCGCACAATTGGAGAAACATTATTCATCTCAGAAAAAACAGTTAAAAACCATGTTTCAAGCATTCTACAAAAAATGAATGTGAATGACCGTACACAAGCTGTTGTAACAGCAATCAAAAACGGTTGGGTTGAAGTGCGCTAA
- a CDS encoding DegV family protein, with translation MNIAVVTDSTAYLTPEERQRYNIRMIPLSVTLEDGVYEEEIEITTAQFYDKVRTTKTFPKTTQPPVGKYVELFEELAKEYDDVISIHLSSGISGTFAGAVQAAGMVEGINVHVFDSEISCSPQGFYAKKASEMINAGANVNEIMTKLEEMKAKMRAYFVVDDLSHLQRGGRLSSAAALVGGLLQIKPVLHFENKVIVPFEKIRTKKKALKRVEDLLAEDAAKYKHLQGTVIHANCEDEAKKWMAELSEKYPNVDFHLSYFGPVIGTHLGEGSLGMGWVEKD, from the coding sequence ATGAATATTGCAGTCGTAACTGATAGTACAGCGTATTTAACGCCTGAAGAAAGGCAACGATACAACATTCGAATGATACCTCTAAGTGTAACTCTTGAAGATGGTGTATATGAAGAAGAAATCGAAATTACTACGGCACAATTTTACGATAAAGTCCGAACTACAAAAACATTTCCAAAAACGACGCAGCCGCCAGTGGGTAAATATGTTGAACTTTTTGAAGAACTAGCTAAAGAATACGATGATGTCATCTCTATTCATTTATCAAGCGGCATTAGCGGCACATTTGCAGGTGCTGTACAAGCTGCTGGTATGGTAGAAGGTATTAATGTTCATGTATTTGATAGTGAGATTTCTTGTTCGCCACAAGGATTTTATGCTAAAAAGGCTAGCGAAATGATTAATGCTGGCGCAAATGTAAACGAGATCATGACTAAGCTAGAAGAAATGAAGGCGAAAATGAGAGCGTATTTCGTAGTCGATGATTTATCTCATTTACAACGTGGTGGTCGTTTGTCTTCCGCAGCGGCGCTTGTAGGTGGATTATTGCAAATTAAGCCAGTCCTTCACTTTGAAAATAAAGTAATCGTTCCGTTTGAAAAAATTCGCACGAAAAAGAAAGCATTAAAGCGTGTTGAAGATTTATTAGCAGAAGATGCAGCGAAGTATAAACATTTACAAGGAACAGTCATTCACGCAAATTGTGAAGATGAAGCGAAAAAATGGATGGCCGAGCTATCAGAAAAGTATCCAAATGTTGATTTTCATCTAAGCTACTTCGGTCCAGTAATCGGTACGCATTTAGGCGAAGGGTCGCTTGGAATGGGTTGGGTTGAGAAGGACTAA
- a CDS encoding TIGR03826 family flagellar region protein has product MAEIRECPRCGEFFNYTGVKDVCYKCGQHEEELYQVVYKFLRKRENRAATVERIVEATGVEEEMLYKWVRKGRLHPAVFPNLGFPCDNCGKITNKGKLCQDCQDEIKADLRTFEAAKEFREDIKKREQMTYLADKDK; this is encoded by the coding sequence ATGGCGGAAATTCGTGAATGCCCAAGATGTGGCGAGTTTTTTAATTATACTGGTGTTAAAGATGTCTGCTATAAATGTGGGCAACATGAAGAAGAATTATATCAAGTCGTATACAAATTTTTACGTAAACGCGAAAATCGCGCGGCAACAGTTGAACGAATTGTTGAAGCTACTGGTGTTGAAGAAGAGATGTTATACAAATGGGTGCGTAAAGGTCGGTTACATCCGGCAGTTTTCCCAAATTTAGGCTTCCCTTGTGATAACTGCGGGAAAATTACAAATAAAGGAAAATTGTGCCAAGACTGTCAAGACGAGATCAAAGCGGATTTAAGAACATTTGAGGCTGCAAAAGAGTTTAGAGAAGATATAAAAAAACGCGAGCA
- a CDS encoding sensor histidine kinase produces MPLSNEKIDIGSLDVIFHRMIDTITNSKNDIFIISEQSRKSFEEMKLELELIKQQINITIDECDHLEIKTKHAKNRLVEVSKYFNKYSETQIREAYETANDLQIQLSLTRAKEKQLREKRDDLERRLRELNDTIERAGHIVDQVNVVLNYLTSDLKNVGRALEKAKIRQDFGIKIIESQEKERKRLSREIHDGPAQMMANVLMRSDLIERIYRDKGMDAAIREIAELKRTVRDALSEVRRIIYDLRPMALDDLGIVPTLRKYLSTIMEYNRGVQIHFQGCTNEKRLPSDYEVSIFRLVQESVNNAIKHGNSTDIWVKIEWLKNHIIFVVKDNGQGFDIEEVNKHSFGLVGMKERIDILKGKMDITSKIGEGTVITFKVPIPDNHVIL; encoded by the coding sequence ATGCCACTGTCTAATGAAAAAATTGATATTGGGTCACTCGATGTTATTTTTCATCGAATGATTGATACAATTACAAACTCCAAAAACGATATATTTATTATTAGTGAGCAAAGTAGAAAAAGCTTTGAGGAAATGAAGCTTGAGCTTGAACTAATTAAACAACAAATTAATATTACAATAGATGAATGTGATCATTTAGAAATTAAAACAAAACACGCAAAAAACCGCTTAGTTGAAGTAAGTAAATATTTCAATAAATATTCTGAGACACAAATTAGAGAAGCGTATGAAACGGCAAATGATTTGCAAATTCAATTATCCTTAACTCGAGCAAAAGAAAAACAACTACGTGAAAAACGTGATGATTTAGAACGTCGTCTTCGAGAGTTAAATGATACGATTGAAAGAGCAGGACATATTGTGGACCAGGTAAATGTTGTGTTAAATTATTTAACTTCTGACTTAAAAAATGTAGGCAGAGCTCTTGAAAAAGCAAAAATTAGACAAGATTTTGGTATAAAAATTATTGAATCGCAAGAAAAAGAGAGAAAACGTTTATCAAGAGAAATCCATGATGGGCCAGCACAAATGATGGCAAACGTTTTAATGCGTTCCGACCTAATTGAACGAATTTATCGTGATAAAGGAATGGATGCTGCCATTAGAGAAATTGCTGAATTGAAGAGAACTGTACGTGATGCTCTATCAGAAGTGCGTAGAATTATTTATGATTTAAGACCAATGGCTTTGGATGATTTAGGAATTGTACCAACGCTTAGAAAGTATTTGTCTACTATTATGGAGTATAACCGAGGCGTTCAAATTCATTTCCAAGGGTGCACAAATGAAAAACGCTTACCTTCAGATTATGAGGTGTCCATTTTCCGTTTAGTACAAGAATCGGTAAATAATGCAATAAAACATGGAAATTCTACCGATATATGGGTTAAGATAGAATGGTTAAAGAATCATATTATTTTTGTTGTAAAAGATAATGGACAAGGTTTCGATATAGAAGAAGTGAACAAACATTCATTTGGTTTAGTTGGCATGAAAGAACGCATTGATATTTTAAAAGGAAAAATGGACATTACGAGCAAAATTGGCGAAGGAACTGTTATTACATTTAAAGTTCCAATTCCTGATAACCATGTCATTCTTTGA
- a CDS encoding ComF family protein: MKKEIYNCLLCNATLDEPMTWRALLGRDFPRTICTGCEEKFEPMDYVELEGNQIISLYKYNDQMKDYLHRYKFMHDVVLAKVFRNEIRRFLFKSKEIIVPIPIHPIKLKERTFAHVDELLKAAEIPYEHLLEKISTETQGQKTREERINTGQLFKVKENVVVKNRDILLVDDIITTGTTVKHAKKVLYEAGAKSVKVFSLIRSV; the protein is encoded by the coding sequence GTGAAGAAAGAAATATACAACTGTTTACTTTGCAATGCGACTCTCGATGAGCCGATGACTTGGAGAGCTTTGTTGGGAAGAGATTTCCCGAGAACGATTTGCACAGGATGTGAGGAGAAGTTTGAACCGATGGATTATGTAGAACTTGAGGGCAACCAAATAATTTCACTCTATAAATACAATGATCAAATGAAAGATTACTTACATAGATACAAATTTATGCATGATGTTGTGTTAGCGAAAGTGTTTAGAAACGAAATCCGCAGATTTTTATTTAAAAGTAAAGAGATCATTGTGCCAATCCCAATTCATCCTATTAAATTAAAGGAACGAACTTTTGCACATGTAGATGAACTATTAAAAGCTGCAGAAATTCCTTATGAACATCTACTTGAAAAAATATCTACAGAAACGCAAGGTCAGAAAACGAGAGAAGAAAGAATCAACACAGGACAGTTATTTAAAGTGAAAGAAAATGTCGTTGTAAAAAATAGGGATATTCTGTTAGTTGACGATATCATCACTACTGGTACGACCGTAAAGCATGCAAAAAAAGTTTTGTATGAAGCGGGGGCAAAATCGGTAAAAGTATTTAGTTTAATTAGAAGTGTGTGA
- a CDS encoding LCP family protein: MKRTEKKKKDGRSVLSYTIKVVLLIAASLLICVTTYGVYLTKKAEQAANKAYEEIEDREVSEKREVKVEATQDNVSILFIGVDDSEERQQMGLGSPRSDALILATLNNKDRTVKMVSIPRDSYVYIPYLQSYDKITHAHAYGGTLATIETVEELFDIPVDYYVKMNFNAFIDVVDALGGIEVEVPYDRLEKDENDKYTIQLKAGLQHLNGSEALALARTRKADSDIERGKRQQEILKAIANKAANITSVGSYGSIIDAVGENMKTDMTFDEMKSFFSYLMGGMPQIDTLTLAGYDGTNDYTGAYIYDLDEQALIETQDILKSHLGLIPNTSNISGTELDDGIEEATDLEATNDSEKVSKAEY, translated from the coding sequence ATGAAAAGAACTGAAAAGAAAAAGAAAGATGGTCGTTCAGTCTTATCTTATACCATAAAAGTAGTACTACTTATTGCAGCATCTTTGTTAATCTGCGTAACTACATACGGTGTTTATTTAACGAAAAAGGCTGAGCAGGCAGCAAATAAAGCTTATGAAGAAATTGAAGACCGCGAAGTTTCTGAGAAGCGTGAAGTAAAAGTTGAGGCAACTCAAGATAATGTTTCCATTTTATTTATCGGGGTGGATGACAGTGAAGAACGTCAACAAATGGGCCTTGGTAGTCCTCGTTCTGACGCGTTAATTTTGGCCACTTTAAACAACAAGGACCGAACTGTTAAAATGGTAAGTATTCCGCGTGATTCGTATGTTTACATTCCATACCTACAATCATATGATAAAATCACACACGCACACGCATACGGAGGAACACTTGCCACAATTGAAACTGTAGAGGAACTATTCGATATTCCTGTCGATTATTATGTAAAAATGAATTTCAATGCATTTATTGATGTTGTAGATGCATTAGGTGGAATAGAAGTTGAAGTTCCATATGACCGTTTAGAAAAAGATGAAAACGATAAATATACAATACAGTTGAAAGCTGGTTTACAGCATTTAAACGGTAGTGAAGCCTTAGCATTAGCACGTACTCGTAAAGCAGATAGTGATATCGAACGCGGCAAACGTCAACAAGAAATACTAAAAGCCATTGCAAATAAAGCAGCAAATATAACATCCGTTGGTAGTTATGGTTCAATCATTGACGCGGTTGGTGAAAATATGAAAACTGACATGACGTTTGATGAAATGAAATCATTCTTCTCATATCTAATGGGAGGCATGCCACAAATCGATACATTAACACTAGCTGGTTATGATGGTACAAATGACTATACTGGCGCTTATATTTACGACCTTGATGAACAAGCTTTAATTGAAACACAAGACATCCTAAAAAGTCATCTTGGTTTAATTCCGAATACATCAAACATTTCCGGTACTGAATTGGATGATGGTATTGAAGAAGCAACTGATCTAGAAGCAACAAACGATTCCGAAAAGGTGTCGAAAGCAGAGTATTAA
- a CDS encoding nuclear transport factor 2 family protein: MNKMIIALLAAILLTACGNKEQEVNMKETEQIIEEGTVGFEVMGENIEEAADVPSEEKKAIISVFDEYIASFNSKDIDRYVATLSKNPQGFSIEEDKAAAEAAFEQYDIKKTPSEITIVKYSDEQAQVYANVLTETKEIASGNEFSDEGRQVTVLVKEDGEWKVTSIYYIGNQS, translated from the coding sequence ATGAATAAAATGATAATAGCATTGTTAGCTGCTATATTGCTAACTGCTTGTGGTAATAAAGAACAAGAAGTAAACATGAAAGAAACAGAGCAAATTATTGAAGAAGGTACAGTTGGCTTCGAAGTAATGGGAGAAAATATCGAGGAAGCTGCAGATGTACCATCAGAAGAAAAGAAAGCGATTATTTCAGTATTTGATGAGTATATCGCATCTTTTAACTCAAAAGACATCGATCGGTATGTAGCAACGCTTTCAAAAAATCCACAAGGTTTCTCAATCGAAGAAGATAAAGCGGCTGCAGAGGCTGCGTTTGAACAATACGATATTAAAAAAACACCTTCAGAAATTACAATCGTGAAATACAGTGATGAACAGGCACAAGTATACGCAAACGTATTAACGGAAACAAAAGAAATTGCTTCAGGCAATGAATTTAGCGATGAAGGCCGTCAAGTAACCGTATTAGTCAAAGAAGACGGTGAGTGGAAAGTGACGAGCATCTATTATATTGGAAATCAGTCTTAG
- a CDS encoding YigZ family protein, with amino-acid sequence MLKNYKTVKGYGEQEIIISKSRFIAYVERAETEEEALNFIDKIKRMHASATHNCSCYMVGEHDQIQKANDDGEPSGTAGVPMLEVLKKQGLKDTVVVVTRYFGGIKLGGGGLIRAYGKATTEGIQAAQVVERKLHHEMKISIDYTWLGKVENEIRSSHYLLKDIQYAENVELFVHVLSDEEEQFKNWMTEITNGQAAVSREDQLYLEFIL; translated from the coding sequence ATGTTAAAAAATTACAAGACTGTTAAAGGATATGGCGAACAGGAAATAATTATATCAAAATCAAGATTCATAGCTTATGTAGAACGTGCAGAAACTGAAGAAGAGGCATTGAATTTTATTGATAAAATAAAAAGGATGCACGCTTCCGCAACACACAACTGTTCCTGCTACATGGTGGGTGAACATGATCAAATACAAAAAGCAAATGATGACGGGGAACCAAGTGGAACTGCTGGCGTTCCTATGTTAGAAGTGTTAAAAAAACAGGGTTTGAAAGATACGGTTGTGGTAGTCACTCGCTATTTTGGTGGAATTAAGCTTGGTGGTGGCGGTCTCATACGCGCATACGGTAAAGCAACGACGGAAGGAATTCAAGCTGCGCAAGTTGTAGAACGTAAATTGCATCATGAAATGAAAATTTCCATAGACTATACTTGGCTAGGAAAAGTGGAAAACGAAATCCGCTCATCTCATTATTTGTTAAAGGACATACAATATGCTGAAAATGTAGAACTTTTCGTGCATGTTTTATCCGATGAAGAAGAACAGTTTAAAAACTGGATGACTGAAATAACAAATGGCCAAGCTGCTGTTTCTCGTGAAGATCAATTGTATTTAGAATTTATCCTATAG